One genomic region from Leptospira tipperaryensis encodes:
- a CDS encoding SpoIIE family protein phosphatase — MRIKSESMELERYRDFFLSSAEGIWCFDLSVPLDTGLAETEQVSLLLANARLTLCNDSMARMYGYDTASEVMGLSLAQLIPSDSPEDLEHFFTFVRSGYSMKDVESRELDRFGNSKYFLNSVVGVVKEGKLSQVWGSQRDITPLKKSEDKLKYSLLLQSNLTEISKSFITVPPRELDQAIRNSLERAGRICDADRSYIIEYSSTNKHISNTYEWCKEGIPSQIDYFQNIPVEEIPKERFERVRKFGYFALNSVEEIQNENPFVRNLLLPQGIRSLLMIGLTYEGKEIGFFGLDMVRKDRTWTEEEINILGLIGDLILLAFDRKNKEGTLNAFYDRMHYDLELGRLTQRSLVDRTFPDSPYFRMETYFRPFEKVGGDVISTIQNEDGSMDILFADVSGHGISSAMVSGMVVISFKNSSRIGLSPAEGLIRIVEDLKSLVVDHHISAVRVKYIPETKKLIYAYAGHPPILLFRDGKKLELDGMNLPLLAFDGAEYYDQSIDLLHGDRVVFFSDGMYEIFNSQGEILDLPGLISILEEYLDAESIEEYIELIVSDIFAYSGGNFGDDIALLVLDIY; from the coding sequence TGAGTGTGCCGCTTGACACCGGTTTGGCGGAAACCGAACAGGTTTCCCTTCTTCTCGCAAACGCCCGCCTAACGCTCTGTAACGATTCTATGGCGAGAATGTACGGATATGATACCGCTTCCGAGGTCATGGGACTTTCTCTGGCTCAGTTGATTCCTTCCGATTCTCCCGAAGATCTGGAACATTTTTTTACCTTTGTTCGTTCCGGATACAGCATGAAGGACGTAGAATCCAGAGAACTGGATCGTTTTGGAAATTCGAAATACTTTCTCAATAGCGTCGTCGGCGTCGTAAAGGAAGGAAAACTTTCTCAAGTCTGGGGTTCTCAGAGAGATATCACTCCTCTCAAAAAGAGCGAAGACAAACTCAAATACTCTCTTCTTTTACAGAGCAATCTTACCGAGATCTCCAAAAGTTTTATCACGGTTCCGCCGAGAGAATTGGATCAGGCGATTCGAAATTCTTTGGAAAGGGCCGGAAGAATCTGCGACGCCGATCGTTCTTATATTATAGAATACTCAAGTACGAATAAACACATCTCGAACACATACGAATGGTGTAAGGAAGGAATTCCTTCGCAGATCGACTACTTTCAAAATATTCCAGTGGAGGAAATTCCTAAGGAACGATTTGAAAGGGTCCGCAAGTTCGGTTACTTCGCGCTCAATTCGGTGGAAGAAATTCAAAACGAGAATCCGTTTGTAAGAAACCTTTTACTTCCTCAGGGAATTCGATCTCTTCTGATGATCGGGCTTACCTACGAAGGAAAGGAAATCGGTTTTTTCGGTTTGGACATGGTGCGAAAAGATCGAACTTGGACCGAAGAGGAGATCAACATTCTCGGATTGATCGGGGATTTGATTCTTCTTGCCTTTGATAGAAAAAACAAAGAAGGCACGTTAAACGCCTTTTATGATAGAATGCACTATGATCTTGAGTTGGGAAGACTGACACAACGTTCTCTTGTGGATCGGACCTTTCCCGATTCTCCTTACTTCCGAATGGAAACCTACTTTCGTCCTTTTGAAAAAGTAGGAGGGGATGTAATCAGTACGATTCAGAATGAAGACGGAAGTATGGATATTCTTTTTGCTGACGTTTCGGGCCACGGGATTTCCTCCGCGATGGTTTCGGGAATGGTGGTCATCTCGTTTAAGAATTCTTCTCGGATCGGTCTTTCGCCCGCGGAAGGTTTGATAAGAATCGTAGAAGACCTGAAATCTCTGGTCGTGGATCATCATATTTCTGCGGTCCGAGTAAAATACATTCCGGAAACTAAAAAACTCATCTATGCATACGCGGGTCATCCTCCGATTCTTCTTTTTCGAGACGGAAAAAAATTAGAACTGGATGGAATGAATCTTCCTCTTCTCGCCTTTGACGGCGCGGAATACTATGATCAGTCGATCGATCTTTTGCACGGGGATCGAGTCGTATTCTTTTCCGATGGGATGTATGAGATCTTCAACTCTCAAGGAGAAATTTTAGATCTTCCCGGTTTGATCTCCATTCTGGAAGAATATCTCGATGCCGAATCTATAGAAGAATATATCGAATTGATCGTTTCGGATATTTTTGCGTATTCCGGTGGAAATTTTGGGGACGATATCGCACTTCTTGTCTTGGACATCTATTGA